Within Epilithonimonas zeae, the genomic segment GTAGATGAGACTTTAATAGAAGAAGTTCCGGAGAATCTGAAGATTGTGAAAACCAATATTTGGGAACCTTATCAGATTGCAGAAAAATTCAGTAAGAGTAATAAGAAATTTAAAGGCGGACAGTTTGATGTTGGGAAAAATCAGTCTTTTTTGTCTAAGCTTTCAATTTTTATAAGAGGAAATTTTTTCATTCCAGATGCGAGAAAATTTTGGGTGAAACCTTCCATCGAATTCTTAAGACAATATCTGGTAGAAAATCATATTGAAACGATCGTTACAACTGGTCCACCACACAGTTTGCATCTGATTGGATTGGGTTTGAAAAAAGAATTACCAAAACTAAAATGGATCGCCGATTTCCGTGATCCTTGGACAGAAATCTCTTATTATAAACATTTGAAGTTAACTTCAGCATCTGACAAAAAACACAGACATCTTGAAAAATCTGTTTTTGAAAATGCTGATTTGACGCTGGCGACAAGTTATACCGATGCTGAGAATTTCAGAAAAAATGGAGCGAAAGCTTTTTGTATTACGAATGGATTTGACAAGTTTGAGAGTTTGGGAGATGGTGAGTCTGAGAGTTGGACTGTTGGAGAATTGGAGAATGAGAAAGATAAAGTTTCTGAAGCTCCGAACCACTCAAACACTCAGACACTCGAACCTAAGTTCACGTTGAGTTATGTTGGTGTTTTGGAACAATTGAGAAATCCGGAAAATCTTTGGAAGGCTCTGACTGAATTATCTGAAAAACATCAAGATTTTGCTAAGGATTTTGAATTGAAATTTGTTGGAAGAGTTGATGATAAAATTCTGAATGATATTGAGAGTTCGGTTTTGAGAGATAACATCAGAAATCTTGGTTATTTGGCGCACAATGATTCTGTGAATGAAATGCAGAACTCGGATTTACTTTTGATTACCAATTTCCCGAACGAAAGTTCTAAAGGAATTATTCCTGGAAAGTTGTTTGAATATCTGGCGACCGGAAAGAAGATTATTTCGTTTGGACCAAAAGATGCGGATGTGGAAACGATTCTCAACAAGACCAATGCTGGAAAGCACTTTGATTATTCTGATAATATGGAAATCCAGGATTTTATTTATTCGCTTTATGAGGATTGGAAAGCCGGAAAATGTATTCAGAATTCTGCTAATATCAATGAGTTCAGCAGAAAAGAACTGACGAGACAGTTGGCTGAACTGTTGACAAAATTGGATTAATTGCTGACTGGTTCTACTCTGCGCAGCGCGTGAGCGATGGTAACGGCTATCCTTTTTTTGATTGGGCTAATGCAATGGCAAAAAAAAGATAATAGTGGACAGCGCGGTCCCAGCTCTTGCCAATGTGTTGGAAAGGACACGCCCTAAATTTTTTCCTTAAAACTGAGAGATGGCATACATTTTTCTTGTAACTTTAAGAATCAAATATTAATCAAAAAATTATATCATGGGAAATAAGACAAATGGTCTTTTGGCATTGTTAGGATTGGGAGCTTTGGCTTGGTGGAAATACAAAAAAGCTTCTCCGGAAGATCAGCAAAAGGTGAAAGATACGATCAACACTGCAAAAGACAACCTGACGAAATTCGGGAATGATTTGAAAGACAAAGCTGGACAAACTGTAGATCAGCTGAAAAGTAAAGCGGATGAGCTGAAAAATGATGCTCAGCAAGCCGCAGAATAAAAATAAAAGCCGTTTCTATTGAGACGGCTTTTTTTATTTAGTGATAAGATATTGCTTCTTCGTTTTGGTTTTTGGAAGGTAAATTCATCAGAACAATTGCAAAAAGTATCAGAGCTATTCCCAACCATTGGATTAAAATGACTTCTTCATTCAGTAACATAAATGCCATTGTCACAGAAACAGGAAGTTCTAATGATGAAATGATACTTCCTAATCCTAAACCTGCATTGGGGAAGCCAAGATTGAACAAAATCGGCGGAATGATGGTTCCGAATAACGCTAATACAAATCCGTAAGTCCAGAATATTGAATAATCAAATGGTCTGATGTGTTGTGTATTCTCGGTAAAATTAAGGTAGAAAGACTTAAGTCCATCAAAATACATTGGCCCTATCTGGGCAAAGAATAGAAATAACAGGACAATAATAGAGCCGCCGCAAAGCATTGTAAAACTTTTTCTAAGAACCGGCAAATGCGTAGCTAAAGTATTGGACGTAAACATCGTCATTGTAAAAGATGCTGCAGCCAGTAATCCCCAGAAGATACCGTGCCAATCGATTTTGACATTCAGATTAATCAAATTGGTTGCTAAAACTGTTCCTAACAAAACTATGATTGTAGCAATGATTTTTCTGGCATTCGGAAACTTTTTGGTAATGAAACTTTCCACTACTACACTGAACCATACCGACTGCATCAACAATACAATCGCAATCGAAACATTGATGTATTGAACAGCAATATAGTAGAACAAACTTGTACAACCAAGTGATGTTCCTGCCAACATCAACATTCTGATTTCTTTTCGGCTGGGTGCAGATAATGGTTTTTTAGAGGTTTTGGTTTGAATGATATTCAGAATCAGCAATCCGATAATTCCAAGTATAAATTGTGCCGTTGTTACTTCTGAAGTTGTAAAACCATCGTTATACGACATTTTCACAAATGTAGCCAGCATTCCGTAAATACTAGCACCAATACCGACAAATAGAACACCTTTTAAAATATTTTTCTTTTCCATAGTTTTTTAGAGAGCCGGCGAATTTACGATTTAATATTTATTCTCCCTAAGAACTTAAATAAATATGTTTCATAAATAAAATCCATCTTTTAAAGAAAAAAGCGCTTCGGGATTCGAAACGCTTTCTTTTGTTTTAGTCTTTTATCAACTTAGTTTGTTTCTTGCTTCCGTCCTTGCTCTCAATTGTGAGAATATAGACTCCTTTTTTAAGTTCAGAAAGTCTGATTTCTTTTGATGCTATTGCGACAGTTTTGATATTTCTACCAGAAATATCAGCAATTGATACAGATTTCACTGCATCTGCATTGTCCAAATAGATTACATCTTTGAAAGGATTTGGATATACTGCTGTTTCTTTTTTAGCAATATCAGAAGTTGCCAAGAATGGCGACTGCGTTAATTTGAAATCATCTAAAATAACATTATAATCCCCCGATGTCCATTGTCCGGAAACTCTGAATTTAAAATCTGCTCCAGATGGAACCGAACTTTGAGGAATAGATCCAGACCAAGTAGTACAAGCAATTACTGAATTGAGAGTAATAGTTCCTAAAGCGGTATAATTTTGACCGCCATCAATAGAATATTCTGCTTTCAAGGTTCCATTAACAGATCCTCCAGAATAGATGTGAGTTTTGTAAGCGAAGGAAATATCAATTTTACCACCGTTGGATAATGTAGAAGAATAGGTTGTTGATCCTGCAATTCCGCCGCTCCAAAAGTTTCTTGTCAAACCATAGCTTCCAGTACAAGGCGTAAGAACTTTGCTTGGGAAAAAGCTAACATTTGTAAAACCAGCTGGCGTAGATCCTGCTTCAAAACCTTCATTCAAATTGATTTGAGCTGATGAAAAAGCGGCTGTAATGAAGCCTAAAGATAATAGAATTTTTTTCATAGGTTAATTTTATATATACTAAATTGTTTTTTTGGCTAAAAAAGCCACCTAAAAAAGGTGGCTTCATTATTTTAAAATGATTTAAGGCGATTATTTACCTTCTTCCATTTTTCTTTTCAATTCTGCTAATGCATCGATATCTCCAAGAGTTGATCTTTCTTCGTTGTTTGAAGAAGAAGCAACATTGCTTGATCTGTTAGAAGATTCTCTTACATTCTTTTTCTCCTCATCTCTGAAGATTCCTGTGTGAGAAACTACTACTCTCTTGAATTCTTTGTTGAACTCGATTACTTTGAATTGAGCTTCTTCTCCTTTTTTGATTTTAGATCCGTCTTCCTTCTCTAATAATCTTGATGGGCAGAAAGCTTCAACCTCAGCATCTTCGAATTGTACAGAAGCACCTTTATCGTGCACTTCTACAGCTTTTCCAGCGTGTACAGTTCCTTCAGCATATTTAGTTTCGAATTTATCCCAAGGATTTTCAGTCAATTGTTTGTGACCTAGAGACAATCTTCTTGCTTGAGTATCCAATTCTAATACTACAACATCTAATTTATCTCCAACTGCACAGAACTCAGATGGGTGTTTGATTTTCTTAGTCCAAGAAAGATCAGAGATGTAGATCAATCCATCGATTCCTTCTTCCAATTCTACGAAAACTCCGAAGTTTGTGAAGTTTCTTACAGTTCCAACGTGTTGAGAACCTACTGGATACTTAGCTTCGATATTTTCCCAAGGATCTTTGTTCAATTGCTTGATACCTAAAGAGATTTTTCTGTCTTCTCTATCCAAAGTAAGAACTTCTGCTTCTACTTCATCACCAACTTTTACGAAATCTCCAGCGCTTCTCAAGTGAGTAGACCAAGACATTTCAGAAACGTGGATCAATCCTTCTACACCTGGAGCGATTTCTACAAATGCACCATAGTCAGCAAGAACTACTACTTTTCCTTTTACTTTGTCACCAACTTTCAGGTCAGCAGAAAGAGCATCCCAAGGATGAGCCTCTAATTGCTTCATTCCCAATTGGATTCTTGTTTTCTCATCATCAAAATCAAGGATAACAACTTTTACAGTTTGTCCGTCTTCTAGGATTTCAGATGGGTGGTTCACTCTAGACCAAGAAAGATCTGTAATGTGGATCAATCCATCAACACCTCCAAGATCTACGAATACACCGTAAGAAGTGATGTTCTTAACAGTACCTTCAAGAACTTGTCCTTTCTCCAATTGAGCGATGATTTCTTTTTTCTGACCTTCGATATCTGCTTCGATAAGCGCTTTGTGAGATACAACTACGTTTTTGAACTCTGGGTTGATTTTCACAACTTTGAACTCCATAGTTTTACCTACAAACTGATCGTAATCTTTGATTGGCTTCACGTCGATTTGAGAACCTGGCAAGAATGCTTCGATTCCGTGTACATCAACGATCATACCTCCTTTAGTTCTAGATTTTACAAAACCGTTTACGATTTCTCCAGTTTCGTGAAGTTCGTTTACTCTATCCCAAGCTTTAAGCGTTCTAGCTTTTCTGTGAGATAATTGTAATTGTCCGGTTTTGTCTTCTCTTCTGTCAACCATTACTTCAACCTCATCGCCTACTTTAAGACCTTGGTTGTAACGGAATTCGTTAAGAGAAATAACACCTTCAGATTTGAAGTTGATATCTACGATAGCTTCTTTATCAGTCAATCTTACAACTTTACCAACAATGACGTCGTTATCTGTAAGATCATTAAGAGAACCATTATAGATTTCTTCCAATTCTTTCTTTTCGCTTCTGTCTTCTGCGTTAAGACCTGACTCGAAAGAATCCCAATCAAATTGTTCTGGTGCTACGTTTTGGTTCAAAAGAACCTCTGCTGAATTTGTCTCTTTTGACATTTTCTAATAAAATTTGTATTCCTATTTACTCAGACTTTGGCTTTGCTGTGACTCCTGAAAAATACGGAAGATGTTAATTGTTAATGTTTTACTTCGCCCAAAGTGCGTTCACAAAAGCGGTGCAAAATTAAGCAAAATATTTGAACCTAGCAATAATTTTAAAGAAGTTGAAGTTAATTATAATCAATTGAAAATCAAATCATAATATTCAATTAATAGAAAACACCTTATGAGCAGTGATGATTAGTTTAATAACTCACACACAATAGCGATTTATTTAACTTTTAATAATAATTCAGAAAACAATCGTTTGTAAAAATGACTATTTAAATATCTGTATTTTTTATAAAAAAAAGGCTAAACTATTTAAATCAAAAAACATTAAATAATTAAATTTCAACAATTTAAAAAAGTCAAACAAATACCTTTTTAATCAACAGTTTAACATAAAAATAAAACTAAAACCCAAGTTAAATTTATCAACACATAAATACAAATTAAATAAAAAAAATCACAAATAAATATTAAATTTTCATTATATTTGAGTTACAACCGTTGAAAAAAAATAAACCTATGAAACCAAAATTAATTATTTTTGATGAACCTCTATTTTATACAGAAGGACTCTCCAAACTGCTTACAGAAGGCGATATTTTCAGCAATGTAAGCATTTGTACCTCAACAGAAACACTTTACGAATGTATCAAAAATAGACCACCAGATTTTATTTTGTTAGGCGCTAACTCTCTCGTATTGACAGAAATGTATGTTTTAGTAGAAAATTTGGTTAACGAATACAAAGACATAAAAATTATTACTATTGGTAATTTTTATGAAGTTTCAAAAATCAGAAAGCTTTTTGAGAAAGGAATCAAAAGTTATCTGGACACCAATTGTTGCTATGATGAATTTGTGAAATCTATTGAAGCGCTTAGTTCAGATCTTATTTACATTTGTGATTTTGCAAAAGAAAGAATGATGAACTTCATAAGTCACAAGCAGAATAACCAGAAAGATCACGCAGATTGTCTGACTAAAAGAGAAATGGAAGTTCTAAAACTGATTTGTGATGGACTAAGTAGCAAACAAATTTGTGAAAAACTTTTTATCAGTATCAATACAGTAGAAACGCACCGTAAAAAAATCCTCCTAAAACTGAATGTGAAAAATTCCGCAGGTGTTGTAAAATATGCTATCGAAAACCATATTATAGAATAATACAAAAAAAAAGAATTTCAAACACCTTGTAAAGATTAGAAATTCTTTCCTACCACAAAAGTTTGCAATATATTTTTGACTTATTTCAAATTAATCTTTCTGATTATTTTTTTTCTTCACTTTTACTTTTTATTGTTGTCTCTTATGATATAATCATTCATAATCAGGCATTTCCGCATTACTGAACAACGAAGTTCTTTCTAAATCGGTTCCGGAATTATTAATATCAATCGTTTCTACATTTCTCTGTGAAATACCATCGTTCGAAGTATTCGTAAAAATAATTTGTGCATTATTTGGCGAGAATCTTGGATCAACATCGTTGGTTCCGTTTGGTTTTTCACTTTCTGTAGAAATATCTCTCACAGTATTATCCATCAAATTATAAATAAAAATATGAGAATCCAATTGTCTGTAATTACCATCCTGATAACCTGAAACATCGTGTGTATAAACCAGATAATTACCATCAATAGAAAAATCCAAACCTCCGCTTCCTCCCGCAACTCCTGCTAGAACTGTTTTCATAACATTCCCCAACATATCTATTATATAAATCTTGGTATTATAACCATTGAAATCATTAGTTTTAAGCGCAATCTTACTTCCATCATAGCTCCAATCACATTCCGAAATCAAACTACCGTCTGGAGTTGTATAGATTAATTCTTGTCCGCTACCATCTTTGTTGATTCTGTAGAGTTTATCAAAATTGGCATAAATCAATTCTTTACCATTAGTTTTCCAAGTGAAATCTAATTCATAGCTATTAAATCCTCCAAGAGGAACACTTGTAACTTTGAAAACATCAGAACCATCTGGTTTAGCTGTAAAAATATGTGTACTTCCTCCTTCTGTTCTTAGAAAAGCAATAAGTCCTGCATTATTATTTTTTCTTGGTCGCCAACTATTATTTGCAAGCGCGGTAAATTGGAAGCTATCTCCCCCATCATTACTGGAAACGATGTAAAGATTTCCCGATTGCTTTCTTACATAATGGAATCTATTCGCAGGAATAGTGTTGGTTGTAAATTTACTTACTGCACTTAAAACCTCAGGATGAATATTATCGGAAACAGCAACTTGCCAAAAATAACTCACTCCGAATTTGAGATCTTTCAAAGTATAATGTTTATCCAATAAATCCTTAACCTCCAGAACATCTGTATTAAGATTATTCTTAACAATCAATCTATATTTAAGAACATCAAGACTGTCGGGATCTGTAGAATTCCAAGTTAGTTCAACAGAAAGTGGCTGGTTTTCTGAGTTATCTATTGGACTTAGCAGTTCCGGAATTGTTGGCGAGGAATTAAGAGACTCATCATCTTCCATTTCGAAAACAATGGTTACCAATTGATTTTGAGTTTGAAAATTAATGCTGGTAAAATTTGCTAAATAACCAGAAAGTTCAGCTTTTACAGAGTAATTACCAATAGGAATATCTGAAATTTCAAATGTACCATCAGCAGCACTGAAAACGGTTTTTGTTGTAGGATTGGTGAGGATTTTCACATTAGCCAAAGGTTCATTACTTCCTCTTTTTACAACTTTCCCTTTTAAAACTCCTGTTTGAGTTTGTTCCACCAATTCTTCATTACAAGAAAATAAAAGCAAAGAAAAGATGATGAATATTGTGTTTTTTATAATTGTTTTCATGACAGACGTTTTACTTTTTTCCGATATAAAAATTAACTCCAAATGCAAACCGAATCGCTTGATCCTTCCTTTTGCCATTCGCAAAATCATCCCAAGTATCTTTGAAACCAAGATCATACTGAGAGGAAACTCTTAATGCAAAATTTTTATCCAGGAGATATTCCAATCCTCCACCTAATTGCGCTTTGTATAAATTTGACTTTCTGGAAGACATTGTTCCTCCGCCTGCATAGATAAAAGGCGTTAATTTATACTTTGGAAGAATCATAAATTCTAAATTAATTTCAGAGACAAAATAAGTTCTGGTAAATATATTTTCATTCTGAAGCTTGAGAATATTCGCATTCAGTTCCAGATTGAGATGGTCATTGATAAAGTATTTGAATCCCATTTTTCCTCCAACATTCCAATTTGGATTTACATAATCTCCTTTGATCTGTTGTCCTTCAATATCAGCGAACAAAGCGAATTTTTGTCTGTAATTATTAGGAAATTTATTACCAATTACTTTCCCAGAATTGATTGTTTCTTCGCTATTATAATTATCAATCAAACTTTTATATTTAGCAACATCTTCAACTGCTTTTCCCCAGATTCCATCTCTTATTCCTTCTACAATTAATGATTTTACAGCTTTTTCAATAGCTTCGGTAACTGCTAATTGAACAGGTTCGTTTTGAGTAACACCAACTTCGGATTCTAAGAGTCTTTCCAAATCGATATATCGAAAGAAATTACCATTAACGCTAGTGGAAAGTATCGTTTTGGAAGTGTAAACCGTTTTCATAATCTCTCCATTGAGTGTAGAAACAGCTCTTAAATAAATTGTAATTCTATCCTGACGATATTGGGAAGAAGCTCCAATTCCAAAATATCTCGCTCCAATTCCTCCAGTCATTACATTACTATCATAAGAAATTACGCCACCTTCTAATAAAATCCCCGCATATAATAATGGAGGCAAAGACTGAGTAGATTTATCTGTTTCCTTTAGATATTCTTGTCTTGTAGATCTTATGATTTGTCTTTCATTAAGGAGATTTGCGATATTTTCTCTTTCGATTGGCAAAAACCATTTGCTATCTTCCAAGGCTTTTATCAGAATCGTTGTTGTTCCTTGAGGAACTGCTGTGCTCCAGTTGCTTCCGTTTTCCGAAGGTTTATATTGCCCCGTCTGATCTCGGAATTTATAAACTCCAATCACAATTTTTTCCTTCGGTGGTGGTAGATTTTTGAGTTCAGTTGTGTAAGATGTTATTTCACCTAAAGAAGATTTTTCACTATTGATAGGCAAATTGAATAACGTACTGCAACTTTGAAATAATGAAAGTACGAAAACACAAAGCCATTTAGTATTAATATAAGTTTTCATCAGATTTGGTTTTAATTTTTATTTCGGAATTACAATTTCTGTTTGTTCTCCGTTATTGGTATTCAAAATATTGATTAACAATCCTTGAGATGACTGTGTAACCTGCAAATACAACGAACCAAACATATAATTACCCGGAGTCAAAGGTCCACTCCCAAACTGATCTTCAAATAATTTTTGTGATAACTGACTAAGTATTTGCCTGTTAAGACTTTCCGTGAAACTGTCCATAGAATTGAGACCATCAAGAAGATTTTTGTAACTATTTTCATTATCAAATGGATTCTGTGCATTAGCCGAACTCAAAAGCCATTGATAATTAAAAGTATCGCCACCAAATGCGGGATTAATCGGTTTATAAACTAACTGTTGGGATTTCGCAAGGATTCCTCCAACAGTTAGTAAAATAAGAATAAATGCAGTTTTCATCTTGTGTGTTTTTAGAATAAGAATTCGTTATTAATAAGACTTTTTTTAATGTTGTAATCTTTGATGTACCTAAAAGTCATTACAAGTTGCTCTTTCTGATAATCCTCATTAGGATTGGTCATAAAACTGTAAATTGTTTTATCATCAATTACGATATTAATTTGTCCGTTATTTCCTCTGGAAGGTAATTCTGAGATGACAATGGTATTATTAATTTTATCCGGCATCTGGCTGTATTGGAGATAGAAAGCATCATAAAAATCCCTTCCGACTTTGGTTTTGGTTTCATCTATTGTAAGTCCATTCAATTCAAATGATTCGGTTTCTTCTGCTTTACTGAGGTTTTTTCGGAAAGAATCATCATTAATATTAAGACTATCTTTTGCAATGAGTTTTTGTGTTTGCTCATCTCGGATGTACAGGAAGGCTTTTAGTGCATCTTTATCATTTAGATTAACACTAATTTCA encodes:
- a CDS encoding glycosyl transferase family 1, encoding MEKLKKVLIVTYYWPPAGGPGVQRWLKFAKYLPEFGFEPVIYTPENPSYPLVDETLIEEVPENLKIVKTNIWEPYQIAEKFSKSNKKFKGGQFDVGKNQSFLSKLSIFIRGNFFIPDARKFWVKPSIEFLRQYLVENHIETIVTTGPPHSLHLIGLGLKKELPKLKWIADFRDPWTEISYYKHLKLTSASDKKHRHLEKSVFENADLTLATSYTDAENFRKNGAKAFCITNGFDKFESLGDGESESWTVGELENEKDKVSEAPNHSNTQTLEPKFTLSYVGVLEQLRNPENLWKALTELSEKHQDFAKDFELKFVGRVDDKILNDIESSVLRDNIRNLGYLAHNDSVNEMQNSDLLLITNFPNESSKGIIPGKLFEYLATGKKIISFGPKDADVETILNKTNAGKHFDYSDNMEIQDFIYSLYEDWKAGKCIQNSANINEFSRKELTRQLAELLTKLD
- a CDS encoding YtxH domain-containing protein; translated protein: MGNKTNGLLALLGLGALAWWKYKKASPEDQQKVKDTINTAKDNLTKFGNDLKDKAGQTVDQLKSKADELKNDAQQAAE
- a CDS encoding EamA family transporter, which produces MEKKNILKGVLFVGIGASIYGMLATFVKMSYNDGFTTSEVTTAQFILGIIGLLILNIIQTKTSKKPLSAPSRKEIRMLMLAGTSLGCTSLFYYIAVQYINVSIAIVLLMQSVWFSVVVESFITKKFPNARKIIATIIVLLGTVLATNLINLNVKIDWHGIFWGLLAAASFTMTMFTSNTLATHLPVLRKSFTMLCGGSIIVLLFLFFAQIGPMYFDGLKSFYLNFTENTQHIRPFDYSIFWTYGFVLALFGTIIPPILFNLGFPNAGLGLGSIISSLELPVSVTMAFMLLNEEVILIQWLGIALILFAIVLMNLPSKNQNEEAISYH
- a CDS encoding T9SS type A sorting domain-containing protein gives rise to the protein MKKILLSLGFITAAFSSAQINLNEGFEAGSTPAGFTNVSFFPSKVLTPCTGSYGLTRNFWSGGIAGSTTYSSTLSNGGKIDISFAYKTHIYSGGSVNGTLKAEYSIDGGQNYTALGTITLNSVIACTTWSGSIPQSSVPSGADFKFRVSGQWTSGDYNVILDDFKLTQSPFLATSDIAKKETAVYPNPFKDVIYLDNADAVKSVSIADISGRNIKTVAIASKEIRLSELKKGVYILTIESKDGSKKQTKLIKD
- the rpsA gene encoding 30S ribosomal protein S1, with translation MSKETNSAEVLLNQNVAPEQFDWDSFESGLNAEDRSEKKELEEIYNGSLNDLTDNDVIVGKVVRLTDKEAIVDINFKSEGVISLNEFRYNQGLKVGDEVEVMVDRREDKTGQLQLSHRKARTLKAWDRVNELHETGEIVNGFVKSRTKGGMIVDVHGIEAFLPGSQIDVKPIKDYDQFVGKTMEFKVVKINPEFKNVVVSHKALIEADIEGQKKEIIAQLEKGQVLEGTVKNITSYGVFVDLGGVDGLIHITDLSWSRVNHPSEILEDGQTVKVVILDFDDEKTRIQLGMKQLEAHPWDALSADLKVGDKVKGKVVVLADYGAFVEIAPGVEGLIHVSEMSWSTHLRSAGDFVKVGDEVEAEVLTLDREDRKISLGIKQLNKDPWENIEAKYPVGSQHVGTVRNFTNFGVFVELEEGIDGLIYISDLSWTKKIKHPSEFCAVGDKLDVVVLELDTQARRLSLGHKQLTENPWDKFETKYAEGTVHAGKAVEVHDKGASVQFEDAEVEAFCPSRLLEKEDGSKIKKGEEAQFKVIEFNKEFKRVVVSHTGIFRDEEKKNVRESSNRSSNVASSSNNEERSTLGDIDALAELKRKMEEGK
- a CDS encoding helix-turn-helix transcriptional regulator, with the translated sequence MKPKLIIFDEPLFYTEGLSKLLTEGDIFSNVSICTSTETLYECIKNRPPDFILLGANSLVLTEMYVLVENLVNEYKDIKIITIGNFYEVSKIRKLFEKGIKSYLDTNCCYDEFVKSIEALSSDLIYICDFAKERMMNFISHKQNNQKDHADCLTKREMEVLKLICDGLSSKQICEKLFISINTVETHRKKILLKLNVKNSAGVVKYAIENHIIE
- a CDS encoding carboxypeptidase-like regulatory domain-containing protein, yielding MKTIIKNTIFIIFSLLLFSCNEELVEQTQTGVLKGKVVKRGSNEPLANVKILTNPTTKTVFSAADGTFEISDIPIGNYSVKAELSGYLANFTSINFQTQNQLVTIVFEMEDDESLNSSPTIPELLSPIDNSENQPLSVELTWNSTDPDSLDVLKYRLIVKNNLNTDVLEVKDLLDKHYTLKDLKFGVSYFWQVAVSDNIHPEVLSAVSKFTTNTIPANRFHYVRKQSGNLYIVSSNDGGDSFQFTALANNSWRPRKNNNAGLIAFLRTEGGSTHIFTAKPDGSDVFKVTSVPLGGFNSYELDFTWKTNGKELIYANFDKLYRINKDGSGQELIYTTPDGSLISECDWSYDGSKIALKTNDFNGYNTKIYIIDMLGNVMKTVLAGVAGGSGGLDFSIDGNYLVYTHDVSGYQDGNYRQLDSHIFIYNLMDNTVRDISTESEKPNGTNDVDPRFSPNNAQIIFTNTSNDGISQRNVETIDINNSGTDLERTSLFSNAEMPDYE
- a CDS encoding CsgG/HfaB family protein; its protein translation is MKTYINTKWLCVFVLSLFQSCSTLFNLPINSEKSSLGEITSYTTELKNLPPPKEKIVIGVYKFRDQTGQYKPSENGSNWSTAVPQGTTTILIKALEDSKWFLPIERENIANLLNERQIIRSTRQEYLKETDKSTQSLPPLLYAGILLEGGVISYDSNVMTGGIGARYFGIGASSQYRQDRITIYLRAVSTLNGEIMKTVYTSKTILSTSVNGNFFRYIDLERLLESEVGVTQNEPVQLAVTEAIEKAVKSLIVEGIRDGIWGKAVEDVAKYKSLIDNYNSEETINSGKVIGNKFPNNYRQKFALFADIEGQQIKGDYVNPNWNVGGKMGFKYFINDHLNLELNANILKLQNENIFTRTYFVSEINLEFMILPKYKLTPFIYAGGGTMSSRKSNLYKAQLGGGLEYLLDKNFALRVSSQYDLGFKDTWDDFANGKRKDQAIRFAFGVNFYIGKK
- a CDS encoding curli assembly protein CsgF; this encodes MKTAFILILLTVGGILAKSQQLVYKPINPAFGGDTFNYQWLLSSANAQNPFDNENSYKNLLDGLNSMDSFTESLNRQILSQLSQKLFEDQFGSGPLTPGNYMFGSLYLQVTQSSQGLLINILNTNNGEQTEIVIPK
- a CDS encoding curli production assembly/transport protein CsgE, which gives rise to MKNLYILMFLTAICFPILKIKGQDEKKIIAKIESKDIEGQLKLNATVTNNSSIFQELNYFLVSIKKGKSGNLSNNKQSGKFSINPNETKKLSEISVNLNDKDALKAFLYIRDEQTQKLIAKDSLNINDDSFRKNLSKAEETESFELNGLTIDETKTKVGRDFYDAFYLQYSQMPDKINNTIVISELPSRGNNGQINIVIDDKTIYSFMTNPNEDYQKEQLVMTFRYIKDYNIKKSLINNEFLF